The Streptomyces sp. NBC_00691 genome has a segment encoding these proteins:
- a CDS encoding VOC family protein codes for MAEAPHICPTLTYEDAKAAISLLTDGFGFRANAVYETEDGRVAHAELSYGNGMVMLGSKGTGSEFDKLMTDAGPVGVFVHVDDVDEHHARAVAHGVEIVMPPRDQEYGSRDYMARDGEGNIWSFGTYSPGAAE; via the coding sequence ATGGCTGAGGCTCCCCACATCTGTCCGACGCTGACGTACGAGGACGCGAAGGCGGCGATCAGCCTGCTCACGGACGGCTTCGGCTTCCGTGCGAACGCCGTGTACGAGACCGAGGACGGACGAGTGGCGCACGCCGAGCTGTCGTACGGGAACGGCATGGTGATGCTGGGCAGCAAGGGCACCGGCAGCGAGTTCGACAAGCTGATGACCGACGCCGGTCCGGTCGGGGTGTTCGTGCACGTGGACGACGTCGACGAGCACCACGCGCGGGCGGTGGCCCACGGCGTCGAGATCGTCATGCCGCCCAGGGACCAGGAGTACGGCTCGCGGGACTACATGGCGCGGGACGGCGAGGGCAACATCTGGAGCTTCGGGACGTACAGCCCCGGCGCCGCGGAGTAG
- a CDS encoding alpha/beta hydrolase, producing MRPATATAAAVTTLLGVGAVAFAAGRYASDVALKVPSGRPLPGDPKLTVHATGPERITLTRSLASLRPGTYGMEGHGQHAVAGPVLDRVPHTADTVVRRLERVERGVLGPGSRVRLTPQLHIGTPISALGLAHEDVEIPGELGPLPAWLVAAPRTTWVIALHGLGTTREHPLNVVPFFNRRKIPVLVPAYRGDEGAPASPDGLAHLGDSEWRDVDAAIRYAVHRGASKVVLHGWGTGASMALRAAAESGVRDRIGGLVLDSPVLDWEATLRNLAAAHHVPAPLLPLAVRAAQGRTGQHGDLLEDVSEPGALRVPVLLFHGPDDTLAPWERSVELAARRPDLVTLQTVRHAPHAAMWNADPVRYEEALRRFLTPLL from the coding sequence GTGCGCCCGGCTACAGCGACGGCAGCGGCCGTCACCACTCTGCTCGGTGTCGGCGCGGTCGCGTTCGCGGCCGGCCGGTACGCCAGCGACGTCGCCCTCAAGGTGCCGTCCGGACGTCCCCTGCCCGGGGATCCCAAACTCACCGTGCACGCCACGGGCCCCGAACGGATCACCCTCACCCGCAGCCTCGCCTCACTGCGCCCCGGCACGTACGGAATGGAGGGGCACGGCCAGCACGCGGTCGCCGGCCCGGTCCTCGACCGCGTCCCGCACACCGCGGACACCGTCGTCCGCCGCCTCGAACGCGTCGAGCGCGGGGTCCTCGGCCCAGGCTCCCGCGTCCGCCTCACCCCCCAGCTGCACATCGGCACGCCGATCAGCGCCCTCGGGCTCGCCCACGAGGACGTCGAGATCCCCGGCGAGCTCGGCCCCCTGCCGGCCTGGCTGGTGGCCGCGCCCCGCACCACCTGGGTGATCGCCCTGCACGGCCTCGGCACCACCCGCGAGCACCCGCTGAACGTCGTCCCCTTCTTCAACCGCCGCAAGATCCCCGTCCTCGTCCCCGCATACCGAGGCGACGAGGGAGCACCGGCCTCCCCGGACGGCCTCGCCCACCTCGGCGACTCCGAGTGGCGCGACGTCGACGCCGCCATCCGCTACGCCGTCCACCGGGGTGCGTCGAAGGTCGTGCTGCACGGCTGGGGGACCGGGGCCTCGATGGCCCTGCGCGCCGCCGCCGAGTCCGGGGTGCGCGACCGGATCGGCGGCCTCGTCCTCGACTCGCCCGTCCTGGACTGGGAGGCCACCCTCCGCAACCTCGCGGCGGCCCACCATGTCCCCGCCCCCCTGCTCCCGCTCGCGGTCCGCGCGGCCCAGGGCAGGACCGGACAGCACGGCGACCTCCTGGAGGACGTCTCCGAGCCGGGCGCGCTGCGCGTCCCCGTACTCCTCTTCCACGGCCCCGACGACACCCTCGCCCCCTGGGAACGGTCCGTCGAACTCGCCGCCCGCCGCCCCGACCTGGTCACCCTCCAGACCGTCCGGCACGCCCCGCACGCGGCGATGTGGAACGCCGACCCGGTCCGCTACGAGGAGGCGCTGCGCCGCTTCCTCACCCCGCTCCTCTAG